A region of Corynebacterium glucuronolyticum DSM 44120 DNA encodes the following proteins:
- a CDS encoding argininosuccinate synthase: MTTRVVLAYSGGLDTSVAIPYLAKQTGGEVVAVTIDLGQGGEDLETVRQRALDCGAVEAIVVDARDEFAEEYCVPTIQANGMYMGEYPLLSAISRPLIVKHLVQAAKGHGGTHVSHGCTGKGNDQVRFEVSFANLAPELEVIAPARDYAWTRDKAIAFAEEIDLPIEQSKKSPFSIDQNVWGRAIETGFLEDLWNPPTKDLYAYTEDPGLGNAPDELVLSFEGGVPTAIDGKKMSVLQIIEELNRRGGAQGVGRLDMVEDRLVGIKSREVYEAPGAMILITAHKALEDVTVERELARYKRLIDARWSEEVYDGLWYGPLKRSLDAFIQSTQTFVTGDIRLVLHAGKITVNGRRSNQSLYDFNLATYDTGDTFDQSHAKGFVKLHGLSSQIASKRDREGHGF, encoded by the coding sequence ATGACCACTCGCGTTGTACTCGCGTACTCTGGCGGACTTGATACGTCCGTCGCCATCCCCTATCTGGCCAAGCAGACCGGCGGTGAGGTCGTTGCCGTCACCATCGACCTTGGTCAGGGCGGAGAAGACCTTGAGACGGTGCGCCAGCGCGCTCTCGACTGTGGTGCCGTTGAGGCCATTGTCGTCGATGCCCGCGATGAGTTCGCGGAGGAATACTGTGTGCCAACGATTCAGGCCAACGGTATGTACATGGGGGAGTACCCGCTCCTGTCTGCTATTTCGCGTCCTCTGATTGTGAAGCACTTGGTTCAGGCTGCTAAGGGGCACGGTGGCACGCACGTCTCCCACGGCTGCACTGGCAAGGGTAACGACCAGGTTCGTTTTGAGGTCAGCTTTGCTAACCTCGCACCGGAGCTGGAGGTCATCGCCCCCGCCCGCGACTACGCATGGACACGTGACAAAGCGATCGCCTTCGCTGAGGAAATTGATCTGCCAATCGAGCAGTCCAAGAAGTCCCCGTTCTCCATTGATCAGAATGTCTGGGGACGCGCGATTGAGACCGGCTTCCTCGAGGACCTGTGGAACCCGCCGACCAAGGATCTCTACGCCTACACCGAGGATCCGGGCCTGGGCAACGCCCCGGATGAGCTCGTTCTCAGCTTTGAGGGAGGCGTGCCCACAGCTATCGATGGCAAGAAGATGAGCGTCCTGCAGATCATCGAAGAGCTTAATCGTCGTGGGGGTGCCCAGGGCGTTGGTCGTCTGGATATGGTCGAGGATCGCCTCGTGGGCATCAAGTCCCGCGAGGTGTACGAGGCACCGGGCGCGATGATCCTTATCACTGCGCACAAGGCTCTCGAAGATGTCACCGTCGAGCGTGAGCTTGCTCGCTACAAGAGGCTTATCGACGCCCGCTGGTCCGAGGAGGTCTACGACGGTCTCTGGTACGGTCCTCTGAAGCGCTCCCTCGACGCGTTCATCCAGTCCACGCAGACCTTCGTCACCGGTGACATTCGCCTGGTTCTGCACGCTGGCAAGATCACGGTCAACGGTCGTCGCTCCAACCAGTCGCTGTACGACTTTAATCTCGCTACCTACGACACCGGCGACACCTTTGATCAGTCCCACGCAAAGGGCTTTGTGAAGCTCCACGGTCTGTCCTCACAGATTGCTTCTAAGCGTGATCGCGAGGGCCACGGCTTCTAA